One Phaseolus vulgaris cultivar G19833 chromosome 2, P. vulgaris v2.0, whole genome shotgun sequence DNA window includes the following coding sequences:
- the LOC137811353 gene encoding uncharacterized protein, with the protein MASTTPSADELTAKSAHKRYEGLLTVRTKAIKGKGAWYWAHLEPMLLHNTETGLPKAVKLRCSLCDAVFSASNPSRTASEHLKRGTCPNFNCAAKPISSVSPSAAAAAMAVSPPSSPTNQNYRKRTSDSGPASSSEAPPLAVVDPSRFFGELTYALPQQPHLVLSGGKEDLGALAMLEDSVKKLKSPKTSPGPTLSKSQVDSAFDYLADWVYESCGSVSFSALEHPKFRAFLNQVGLPSVSVREFTGSRLDAKFEEAKADSEARIRDALFFQVASDGWKWKGTKYCEEKLVNMSVNLPNGTSLHRRTVFVGGSAPSSYAEEVIWETVTGICGNVVQQCVGVVADKFKKKALRNLENRNPWMINLSCQYQGFNSLIKDFSKELSLFSTVAQNCVKLASFVNHETQVRSSFHKYQQQEYGHAWLLRMPLPSGDFESFETVYAMMEDLLSSVGALQLLLLDESLKMAVVEDPNAREVGEMIGDVGFWNELEAVRSLVKLVKEMVLEIETERPLVGQCLPLWGELRARVKEWCSKFQVAEGVVERVIEKRFMKNYHPAWAAAYILDPLYLVRDTSGKYLPPFKYLTAEQEKDVDKLITRLVSRDEAHIVLMELMKWRTQGLDPVYARAVQMKERDPATGKMRIVNPQSSRLVWETYLTEFKSLGRVAVRLIFLHATSPGFKCNWSSWRWVCAQGHSREALDRTHKLIFTAAHSKLERKDFSGDEEKDAELFSGEDDVLNEVFVDTSSA; encoded by the coding sequence ATGGCGAGTACCACACCCTCTGCCGATGAACTCACTGCAAAGTCCGCGCACAAGCGCTACGAAGGGTTGCTGACGGTTCGAACCAAAGCTATAAAGGGAAAAGGGGCATGGTACTGGGCGCACCTCGAACCCATGCTGCTGCACAACACCGAAACGGGGCTCCCCAAAGCCGTCAAACTCAGGTGCTCCCTATGCGACGCCGTTTTCTCTGCTTCCAATCCCTCTCGCACAGCCTCTGAGCATCTAAAGCGCGGAACATGCCCCAATTTCAATTGCGCCGCCAAACCAATCTCTTCCGTATCCCCTTCCGCCGCCGCTGCCGCCATGGCGGTCTCTCCACCATCTTCCCCGACCAACCAAAACTACCGGAAGAGAACCTCCGATTCCGGCCCCGCTTCCTCCTCCGAAGCGCCGCCGCTGGCGGTGGTGGATCCATCGCGATTCTTCGGCGAGCTGACGTATGCGCTGCCGCAGCAACCGCATTTGGTGCTGTCGGGAGGGAAGGAGGATTTGGGCGCTTTAGCTATGTTGGAAGACAGTGTGAAGAAGCTAAAGAGTCCCAAAACTTCACCTGGTCCAACTCTCAGCAAAAGTCAAGTCGATAGCGCCTTTGATTATCTCGCTGATTGGGTCTACGAATCTTGTGGTTCTGTCTCTTTCTCCGCTCTGGAGCACCCCAAGTTCAGAGCGTTTCTTAATCAGGTCGGGTTACCCTCAGTGTCTGTCAGAGAGTTCACTGGAAGCAGATTGGATGCGAAGTTTGAAGAAGCTAAAGCAGATTCAGAAGCGCGAATCAGAGACGCTCTGTTCTTCCAAGTAGCCTCGGATGGGTGGAAATGGAAGGGCACGAAGTACTGCGAAGAGAAGTTGGTTAACATGAGCGTGAATCTTCCCAATGGGACCAGTTTGCACAGAAGGACGGTTTTTGTTGGCGGCTCTGCACCTTCCAGTTATGCGGAAGAAGTTATTTGGGAGACAGTGACCGGCATTTGTGGGAATGTCGTGCAACAATGTGTTGGCGTTGTTGCGGATAAGTTTAAGAAGAAGGCGTTGAGAAACTTGGAGAATCGAAACCCGTGGATGATTAACCTTTCTTGTCAGTACCAAGGGTTCAACAGTTTGATCAAGGACTTCAGCAAGGAGCTCTCGCTCTTTAGCACCGTAGCTCAGAATTGTGTCAAGCTGGCGAGTTTCGTTAACCACGAAACTCAAGTGAGGAGCAGTTTCCACAAGTACCAACAGCAGGAATACGGACACGCGTGGTTGCTCCGAATGCCGTTGCCCTCGGGGGACTTCGAGTCTTTTGAGACTGTGTATGCAATGATGGAGGACTTGTTGAGTTCGGTTGGGGCGTTGCAGCTGTTGCTTTTGGACGAGTCTTTGAAAATGGCGGTCGTTGAAGACCCGAATGCGAGGGAAGTTGGGGAGATGATTGGAGATGTGGGGTTCTGGAATGAGTTGGAGGCGGTTCGTTCGTTGGTTAAGTTGGTGAAGGAGATGGTTCTGGAGATTGAGACAGAGAGGCCTCTTGTAGGGCAATGCCTTCCACTCTGGGGTGAGTTAAGGGCACGAGTGAAGGAGTGGTGCTCCAAATTCCAGGTTGCGGAAGGAGTGGTGGAGAGAGTCATTGAAAAACGGTTCATGAAAAACTACCACCCTGCTTGGGCCGCAGCTTACATTCTTGACCCTCTTTATTTGGTTAGGGACACAAGTGGGAAGTACCTTCCACCGTTTAAGTACTTGACGGCGGAACAAGAGAAAGATGTGGATAAGCTCATCACAAGGCTGGTTTCAAGGGACGAGGCTCATATTGTTCTAATGGAGCTGATGAAATGGAGAACGCAAGGGCTTGACCCTGTGTACGCTCGTGCTGTGCAGATGAAGGAGAGGGATCCTGCAACTGGGAAAATGAGGATTGTGAATCCCCAAAGCAGTAGACTTGTGTGGGAAACTTATCTCACTGAGTTTAAGTCCTTGGGAAGAGTTGCGGTTAGGTTGATTTTCCTTCACGCAACTTCGCCTGGCTTCAAATGCAATTGGTCTTCCTGGAGATGGGTGTGTGCGCAAGGACACTCCAGAGAAGCACTGGATAGGACCCACAAGTTAATTTTTACTGCAGCTCATTCCAAGTTGGAAAGAAAGGATTTTTCAGGTGATGAAGAGAAGGATGCAGAGCTGTTCAGCGGTGAGGACGATGTGTTAAACGAGGTTTTTGTTGACACATCCTCAGCGTGA
- the LOC137811356 gene encoding ACT domain-containing protein ACR8, whose translation MEWPACTDEYEKLVIRMSTPRVVIDNSVFSSATLVKVDSARRHGILLDAVQVLTDLDLSIKKAYISADGKWCMDVFHVTDQNGNKITDESVLKYIEQSLGSIHYGRTNSSNGLTALELTGTDRVGLLSEVFAVLADLQCDVVEAKVWTHNGRIASLIYVKDSSSGSAIEDSQKFNKIELRLRNVLKGDNDIRSAKISVSMAAMHTERRLHQMMFTDRDYERTPILEVTSDSPVVTVQNWAGRGYSVVNVQCKDRTKLLFDVVSNLTDMEYDVFHATINTNDDRAYLEFYIRHKDGTPISSEPERQRVIQCLKAAVERRASEGVRLELCKEDRQGLLAEVMRTFRENGLNVTRAEISTVGNMATNIFYVTDAVGNPADSKIIESVRQKIGLSNLEVKELPLINHQEIQREDEAVGIGGAVLLSIGSLVRRNLYNLGLIKSCS comes from the exons ATGGAATGGCCTGCGTGCACGGACGAATACGAAAAACTTGTAATACGGATGAGCACTCCCAG GGTTGTTATTGACAATTCCGTGTTCTCTTCAGCTACTCTAGTCAAG GTTGACAGCGCTAGAAGACATGGTATTTTATTGGATGCTGTACAGGTGCTCACTGACCTGGATCTTTCTATAAAGAAAGCCTATATTTCTGCTGATGGCAAGTGGTGTATGGATG TTTTTCATGTCACTGATCAAAACGGAAACAAGATAACGGACGAAAGcgttttaaaatatattgagCAG TCACTTGGGAGCATTCACTATGGGAGAACCAACAGTTCTAATGGTCTCACTGCGCTGGAATTGACAGGAACTGACCGAGTTGGTCTTTTATCGGAGGTGTTTGCCGTACTGGCTGATCTTCAATGTGATGTGGTTGAGGCCAAGGTTTGGACTCACAATGGGCGTATTGCTTCCTTAATTTATGTGAAAGACTCTAGTTCTGGGTCTGCTATTGAGGACTCTCAGAAATTTAATAAGATTGAACTGCGCTTAAGAAATGTTTTGAAGGGAGACAATGACATCAGAAGTGCAAAAATTTCTGTTTCTATGGCTGCGATGCACACTGAAAGAAGGCTACATCAAATGATGTTCACGGACCGTGATTATGAGAGGACTCCCATTCTTGAGGTTACTTCTGATAGCCCAGTGGTGACGGTTCAGAATTGGGCAGGAAGGGGCTATTCAGTCGTGAATGTTCAGTGCAAAGATCGAACCAAGCTTTTATTCGATGTTGTATCCAATTTGACAGACATGGAATATGATGTATTTCATGCAACTATTAACACAAATGATGACCGAGCATACTTG GAGTTTTACATAAGACACAAAGATGGCACTCCAATTAGCTCAGAACCAGAGCGTCAACGCGTAATTCAATGCTTAAAAGCTGCTGTAGAGAGAAGGGCATCTGAG GGTGTTCGACTAGAGTTATGCAAAGAAGACAGGCAGGGGCTTCTAGCAGAAGTAATGAGAACTTTCCGCGAGAATGGGCTGAATGTGACCAGGGCTGAGATATCCACTGTAGGGAACATGGCTACAAATATATTCTATGTGACGGATGCGGTTGGAAATCCAGCTGATTCAAAAATTATCGAATCTGTTAGGCAGAAAATTGGGTTAAGCAATTTAGAAGTGAAGGAATTGCCGTTGATAAACCATCAGGAGATACAGAGAGAGGATGAAGCGGTTGGAATTGGTGGGGCAGTGTTGTTGTCCATAGGGAGTCTTGTGAGAAGAAATCTATACAATTTGGGATTAATCAAATCCTGTTCCTGA
- the LOC137809689 gene encoding protein cornichon homolog 4-like has protein sequence MSDLFAWLISFFLLIILLILVTYQLMCLADLEFDYINPYDLSARINKVVLPEFVTQAVQCFFYLVTRHWIMALLCAPYLLHNIRMYRQRRHLIDVTEIFTLLPWEKKQRLAKFFYLVFTLFLSVFWMIYTSLDKQL, from the exons ATGTCTGATCTATTCGCTTGGCTCATCTCCTTCTTCCTCCTTATTATCTTGCTTATCCTCGTCACTTATCAG CTAATGTGCCTCGCAGACCTAGAGTTCGATTATATAAATCCTTATGACTTATCTGCTCGAATAAATAAGGTGGTTTTGCCTGAGTTTGTGACGCAAGCTGTCCAATGCTTCTTCTACCTTGTTACTAGGCATTGGATAATGGCACTCCTTTGTGCTCCTTATCTTTTACACAACATCCGAAT GTATAGACAAAGAAGGCATTTGATTGATGTAACTGAGATATTCACCCTTCTCCCTTGGGAAAAGAAGCAACGGCTTGCCAAATTCTTCTACCTTGTTTTTACCCTTTTCCTCTCTGTATTTTG GATGATTTACACATCACTGGATAAGCAATTGTAG
- the LOC137811354 gene encoding uncharacterized protein At4g22758, with the protein MSPRTTSPFGSARRNKPRQPLPSPRRRTNNKSKPVKTLRRCSSAPLLTRLDNGDADGHCWRSGRGSFFRPKTFSDAFLSSPSPFSSPRIHTKQIIKGYDKEAKVVVNVTVEGSPGPVRTMVKLGSSVDDTIKLVVNKYREEGRSPDINPNMASSFQLHHSHFSLQSLDKSEVIADVGSRSFYLRKNSDASVMTSFHSGSAPQLVIRGSTPSIANPPFLFPSFLSRKINKIVRRAQRLWNILVCSQ; encoded by the exons ATGTCTCCACGGACAACTTCGCCGTTCGGTTCCGCTCGGAGAAATAAGCCGCGCCAACCGTTACCGTCGCCCCGCCGCCGGACGAACAACAAGTCGAAGCCTGTCAAGACCTTGAGGCGCTGCTCATCGGCGCCGCTGCTTACACGTCTAGATAACGGCGATGCTGACGGCCATTGTTGGAGAAGTGGAAGAGGCTCGTTTTTTCGACCTAAAACGTTTTCTGATGCCTTTCTCTCTTCCCCTTCTCCCTTTTCCTCTCCGCGGATTCACACTAAACAG ATAATAAAGGGGTACGACAAAGAGGCTAAGGTGGTAGTTAATGTGACCGTTGAGGGAAGTCCAGGGCCAGTTCGAACCATGGTTAAACTGGGTTCCAGTGTGGACGACACAATCAAGCTTGTGGTGAATAAatacagagaagaaggaaggaGCCCAGATATCAATCCTAATATGGCATCTTCATTCCAATTGCATCACTCCCATTTCAGTCTACAGA GTTTGGATAAATCAGAAGTGATTGCTGATGTGGGTAGTAGAAGTTTTTATCTGCGGAAGAATAGCGATGCTTCTGTTATGACTTCATTTCACTCTGGAAGTGCTCCCCAATTAGTCATTCGTGGCTCTACTCCATCCATAGCAAATCCTCCATTCTTGTTCCCTTCTTTCCTTTCCCGCAAGATTAACAAAATTGTAAGAAGAGCTCAGCGTCTTTGGAACATTCTAGTTTGCTCCCAGTGA